The sequence ACTGGCTCTCGCCATCGCCTTATCCGGCaccggctcccctctggtctccTTATGGGTGTTCCTCTGCGGCTTCGGATTCGTGTTTCTATGCATACTTGGCGCCCCTCCCATCTTCAAATGGATGGCGCGGCGCTGCCCCGAGGGCGAGCCGGTCGATGAGATATACATATGCGCCACTCTGGCGGCCGTGCTGGCCGCCTCTCTGGTGACCGATACAATCGGGATTCATGCTTTATTCGGCGCGTTTGTGATTGGAGTGCTTGTGCCCAAGGAAGGGCCGTTTGCTGGGGCTCTGGTGGAGAAAGTTGAGGATTTGGTGTCGGGCATGTTTTTGCCTCTATACTTCGTGTCGAGCGGGCTGAAGACCGACGTAGCCACTATCCAAGGGGCGCAGTCGTGGGGCCTCCTCGGGCTGGTGATCTTTACCGCCTGCACGGGGAAGATCATCGGCACTGTGGTGGCCTCCATTTTGTGTCAAATCTCTTTCAAAGAGGCGCTCACGCTTGGTTTCTTGATGAACACGAAAGGCCTCGTGGAGCTCATCGTGCTCAACATTGGGAGAGATCGAGGCGTTCTCAACGACCAAGCCTTCGCCATCATGGTGCTCATGGCGCTCTTCACCACCTTCATAACCACGCCCACCGTTATAGCCATATACAAGCCAGCCCGCATGGCCACATCCGAGTACAAGCACCGGACCATACAGAGGAAGGAAAGTAGCACTCAGCTTCGGATCCTGGCCTGCTTCCAGAGCACCAGGACCGTCCCGACCCTCATCAATCTCATGGAGGTTTCCCGCGGCACCGGGAAGCGAGGCGGCCTCCGCGTCTACGCCATGCATCTCATGGAGCTCTCCGAGAGATCCTCGGCGATTCTCATGGTGCACAAGGCCAGGAACAACGGCATCCCCTTCTTCAACAAGGACCGGGCCACCGACTCCACGCAGATCGTCGTGGCGTTCGAGGCCTTCCAGCAGCTCAGCCACGTCTCCATCCGCCCCACCACGGCCATCTCGCCCATGATGAGCATGCACCAGGACATCTGCTCCGTCGCCGAGAGCAAGCGGGCCTCCGTCATCGTCTTGCCCTTCCACAAGCACCAGCGGATCGATGGCCACTTGGAGACCACGCGTGCTGAGATGCGCCACGTCAACCGCCGAGTCCTCGAGTGCGCGCCGTGCTCCGTCGCTATCCTCATCGACCGCGGCCTCGGCGGGGCCGCGCACGTCTCCGCCAGCAACGTGGACTACACGATAAGCGCCTTCTTCTTCGGTGGGCCCGACGACCGCGAGGCGCTGGCCTACGGGGCGGTCATGGCGGAGCACCCCGGGATCAGGCTCAACGTCGTGCGCTTCCACGTCGACCCCAAGGTCGCGGGGGGAGCCGTGAAGGTCGACGTGGGAGATCCCGGCGCCGAGGCGAGGTCCAGCGATGAGGAATTTATATCGTGTTTCAAGGATAAAGTGTCCAAGGACGGGTCGATCAAGTTTGAGGATACGGTGGTGAAGGACgcggcggaggcggtggaggttGTCCGGGCCCACAAGAGCTGCAACTTGTTTTTGGTGGGGAGGATTTCGGAGGGTGAGCTGGCGGCGGCGCTCAAGAAGAAGAGTGAGTGTCCCGAGGTGGGGCCGATAGGGAATCTGCTCATCTCGTCGGAGCTCTCGACGACGGCGTCGGTGCTGGTGGTGCAGCAGTACCGGAGCCAGTTGACGGGGCATTCGTTGATGTCTTTGAAAGAAGATGACGCGACGGAGACGAACACGGAGGACTATGATTCTGAATGATCACGAAAATCATGTGCACAAATAAGATTCTGAATAACCAGAAGCAGCGGCGGCAGCAACAGCAACAGAATGTATATCTGATTTATGTCTTCTTTCACTGCAGCTAGCAAGCTTGTTgttttttcaataattaatacAATCTTATTTTTCatgtacttcctccgtctcacaaaaacatgaacatttatAATTGacacgaatttttaaaaaatagtatattAATTAAAAGTGTATTATCAGTGAAAAATAAGTCACACTTTATGAAAAATGGAGACAAAAAGTAAAGGAATTGTCATAAGATGGTgtgcaaaaataaaattattcatatttttgtaaGACGGtccaaaattacaaaaaatttatatttgtatgAAACTAAGGGAGTATATCTTCTAGTTGAAGAAATTAATAAGTTCTTCGTGATAAGATCAAAGTTTTTGCAGAGCCAtgtacctatatatatatatatatatgagaaaaaTTTTGAGatagccaaaatgaatcatGGAAATCAATTTATGGCCCACTTATTGAAAAAACTTAAATTCTGGCCATATtttacactacaagaaaagctatcggacaccgacggaattaccgacggaattaatTCCGTTACAAAATAACGACCGAATAACGACGGATTAACGACGAAAATACTCTTTCATACATACCGACGGATTTACCGACGGGTGTTGGCGGGAATCTTTCCCGCTAAATTACCGATGGAATTACCGACGGATCCCCGatggaaaattaccgacggaaattttccgttgttatttcttttttttttaattttcgcgATTTTAAAAATTGCAGATAGCGATGAAACATTCCGTTGCTATTTACCGACGGACGATATTCCGTtgctaataattattttaaataaccgaaaatatttattttaaaaataacaacggAATTCACGTCCGTTGCTAAATAGAAACGGAATTTTCCGTTGCTATTCCGTTgctaataattaattcaaataaccgaaaatatttattttaaaaataacaacggAATTCAAGTCCGTTGCTAAATAGCAACGGAATTCACGTCCGTTGCTAAATAGTAACGGAATTGTCCGTTgctaataattaattcaaataaccgaaaatatttattttaaaaataacaacggAATTCAAATCCGTTGCTAAATAGCAACGGAATTCACGTCCGTTGCTAAATAGCAACAGAATTTTCCGTTGCTATTCCGTTGCTGCGCCCTAAAAAAAAGGTGAATGAACCGCGCCTCCTCCTTCATTTTTTCAACACAACTTTCACTTCTATTTCTCAAAATTCCCAAATTTCCCCCTCCGATTCCCCATTTCCGGCGACTCCCGCTGCGTGCTCCCCTCCGGCGACTCGTCCACGCCGCCGTTTCCACCGCGCCCCTGCTCGCTCCGCCTCGCTCCGCCCCGCGCCGCTCCCTGCGCTGCTGCCCGCCCCGCGCCTCGCCGCTGGTCGCCCCGCCTCGCGCCGCTGCCGCCCTGCGCCGCTGCCCGTCCCACGCCGCGCTGCTGCTCGCCCCGCCCCTCCCTGGCGCCGTGTCCTCTGCTGCCAGCGCCCGATTCCTCCGCCGCCACCGGTCCTCCTCCTCCGCGGCCACCGGTCCTCTTCCTCCGCTGCCTGCGTCCGTCGGATTCCTCCATaggtttgtaatttttttttaatttccattaattatttgaaaaatcctattatttcaaatattttcttatGTATCTGGTCGTGACATATAGATTGAAAAATACAGAGGGAAAAGGGTTTTGGGGTTGGAGTCAAACCTAACATTGCCGATTGTTTTCTTTCTGTGCTTCTGCTTCTTTCTTGCTGGTCTATTTGGATCCATCATCATATCTCAGGTGAAACCTTTTGTTTTGGTGCATTTTGCTTGTGGGTATTCTTTCTGCGTATTCGTGTTTGTAGACGTCGATTTTTGTTTGCAGGATGTGAATAGGGGTGTATCCAGGCATAAATTGCTGCAAGATGTTGGATACGAACAAGGGAATTCAATGGTTCATGGTGAAAGTGGAGAGTCTCTAGTTAGAAGGTATATGAACTACTTTGGGAAAAAAGTCCATTACTTCTGTTTGGTTATTTTCTTTGAGCAATTAGTTTAAAGGCTGTGATTGTGAAAGAATGAGAAGTGGACTTTTGGTAATTTTCTATGGAAGATGAGATTTTAGTGAGATGGACAAAATGCTGGACTTGGATATTCTCCTAAATGAAATTCATATGCTAGTGCAGATCCTGAGTTGGAGACCACGGGCTATCTATTATCCTAATTTTGCCTCAGATGAACAGTGCCAAAATATAATTGAACAGGCTAAGAGAAAGCTCAAACCATCATCTCTTGCTCTGCGCGAGGGAGAGACTGCTGAGAGCACAAAGGGTATTCGGACAAGGTATCTTCATTCAATATAGGGGATGCTTACTTTGTCTGATATATTAGATTGAGAAAACATTTGATGGAGTATTTGAGGGATTAGATGATCAAACAATGATCTCCTGAACTCTGGGAACTTCTAAAAGCAGTTAAAAGTACTCGATGAGCAAATGAATCTCTCATCAATCAGAACTTTCTTTTGAGATGAAAGTACATATTCTTATGCTGCAGTCCCTTGTCTACATCTGTTTTATTTGGAATCCTGCCTCAGTTTTGCAATGTGTATTCTTGATTCATGTGTAAAAGAATGGTTTGAGGAGATTGTGACTCATATATGTTCAAAGATCTActctttgttatttatttatttatttattctgtAATAAGGCAGTGAACATGTATCGTGGAGATAGCACGTCAAAAGGAGGAGATGAGGCAGAAAGATGAGCAGACCGATGCTCGATTTCAGGCTCAGCAGCGTATGTTCGAGGAGATATTGGCTAGGCTTCCACCTGGACCCACTCCACCCACTGGACCATCATCTTGATTATGTTGtgtttttgtattttgaatacttgaatatttctattatatatttgtgaacacttgaatattttgttaAGTTATGACTATTCGAATGctaatttaaatttcatttggTGTTTTCGATATTGATGGttatataattgaaaagaagCGTGTAACAGGACGTCGTTAAATTGTATaatgcaaattaaaaaaaaaatgtattaaaaaataccgacggaatttAATTCCGTTGCTAATATCCGcacgaaaattaccgacggaatttgaTTCCGTTGCTAATACCCGCACgaaatttaccgacggaatttgaTTCCGTTGCTAATCGCGACGGAAAATTTCGTTGCTATTTCCGTCGTTAAGTCTAGACGACGCCGTCGTCGTCCCCTCGCAGCCGACGGGCATTCCGTTGctatttccgtcggtaatttagCAACGGATTTAATTTTCGTCGGTAAAAATTTTACCGACCATATTTTAAGCGACGTACGCGCGCCGTCGTTAATCCGTCGGTATTAGTTTTTAGCAACGGAATTTTTGactttaccgacggaattttccgtcggtaatcggTCAGATTCTTGTAGTGTTACAAAttcggacgtttttacccttaatgaggcggaccgggtaggattaGACACGCGGGTCACGTGTCGGGTcaggttaggcacttatggcactaatagtgccaagattttactttgttttattgaattttcgttggcacttatgacattaaaataaagtaaaatggtcttttttggcacttatggaaCTATTTAGTGCCacaagtgccaacgaaaattaaaaataaaactaagtaaaatggtcatttaaaccctaaatggataatctaaatcctaaatggaacatcatctaaaccctaaatggataatctaaaccttaaatggaacatctaaaccccaaatggataatttaaactctaaatgaaatatctaaaccctagggggaagtgtttaaaatggtcttttttagtgtcatacgtgcagcacaaatacagatcagatcagatctgccgatggctCAAATCGAAGGAAGTGACGGCTAGTGTTGCAGCgtagatcagatctgccgatggaggaggcggcgcaacgatgaTCTGAAGTCGGAGGAGGCAGCGTAACGTCCCGTCACAATGACGATCTGGATCCCGGATCCTCCACCGCTGCGTTTAGACCGAAGACGAAGGGTAGGAAGAGGGAGATGGCCACCACCTGACCAGTCCCTCCTCCACGCCGCCGATTTCAGAGgaccggatctcctccaccgccaccgcctCATCCTCCACTCCGACGACTTCTACCCAAGCCGCGAGATCTACgtgctcggcgccgctgccgcgcagccgctggagagagagagagggagatgagaaagagagaggagagagcggcggccgctggagagagagagagaggaagagatgagaaagagagaggagagaaaatggtagaatagtcatgacatacataaaatggccaaaatttatcttttttcaaatgttggacaaaatttgatgttgtatgttgaatagggccattcggccctattgtttctatatatatatatttaggccATTGCCCCACAAACTATACATAAGGGCCGACTTTGCTAATAGaccaattaaaatgaaaaatggcTAATCCATTTGTCGTAATTgatgtaaatatatgaaaattggTAAaggtaataattagtgaaaatgTTTTTAAAAATAGATTAGGAAGATGTTTCGAGAATGAACGAAAATGGAAATAAAAGAAGATATTTCAAGGACCGacgaaatattatttattttcttctcgaaaaaaattatttcattcacaattacatataatatatgaattatATTCTTATAAGAATACAATTATTAGAGACTTAATGCAATTATTACTAACTATAGAAGTAAAATATATGTTGGACCtagtaataatttatattttaaagctAAATCACTAAGCTTATTCatgagctaacgagccgaactACCAAGTTCAAGCTTGGTTTATTTGTCTATCAAATTTCAATAAACAAGCTTTTTTTTAGCCGAACTCCAAATTGCTTGCGAGCAACTTGATTTGTTTACAACCCTAAAGATACGAACATCTACGTCAAAATTCAGCCTCAAACTTCGTGAATTTTCTGGAATCGAACAACTTGATAAGGCTAGATTTGAAGATTTTTAGCTTGAAAAAATTTCACCCTGAAAAGTTGATAAACAAATAGTCcgaaaacacaaaaaaaaaaaaaaaaaaaaaaaaactgatacAATAATGAATGAGTTGGACCGATTGACATTCCTATATTCAAATCACCATTTCACCGCTATCTATTCCTTCTCTTTTCTCTTAGAACCAAATGGAAACATGGTAATCCAACATGAATATCATTTGCAAGCTTATCATATCTTGAAAATCAAAACAGAGCAAAATCTAACTAGCTCATAGTTTATTCCCTTCATGCATGTTGCAACTCCATTATCGTAGTAGATCATCCAAACCAAGAATAGTAATTCGACGACATTTATGCATACCAGAGAAAGATAAGTCACATAGCAAAATTACTGTGAATCCGACTCCTCTGCTACATCTTCTATCCTAAGCGAATTAAGCGAGTCCCCAGTCAGCTGCGCGCGATACTGCTGCACCACCAACACCGACGGTTTCGTCGAAAATTCCGACGAAATCAGCAAGTTTCCGACCGGTCCAAGCTCAGGGC comes from Salvia miltiorrhiza cultivar Shanhuang (shh) chromosome 3, IMPLAD_Smil_shh, whole genome shotgun sequence and encodes:
- the LOC131017971 gene encoding uncharacterized protein LOC131017971 isoform X1 — translated: MNRASSFIFSTQLSLLFLKIPKFPPPIPHFRRLPLRAPLRRLVHAAVSTAPLLAPPRSAPRRSLRCCPPRASPLVAPPRAAAALRRCPSHAALLLAPPLPGAVSSAASARFLRRHRSSSSAATGPLPPLPASVGFLHRGKRVLGLESNLTLPIVFFLCFCFFLAGLFGSIIISQDVNRGVSRHKLLQDVGYEQGNSMVHGESGESLVRSEHVSWR
- the LOC131017970 gene encoding cation/H(+) antiporter 18-like; translation: MAANATKCPPPMKATSNGLFQGDDPLHYALPLLIIQICLVLLLTRGLAYLLRPLRQPRVIAEIIGGILLGPSALGRNQKYLEAIFPARSLTVLDTIANLGLLFFLFLVGLELDPPSLKRTGKKALSIALAGITLPFALGIGTSFAFRATISADAKQAPFLVFMGVALSITAFPVLARILAELKLLTTDVGRMAMSAAAVNDVAAWVLLALAIALSGTGSPLVSLWVFLCGFGFVFLCILGAPPIFKWMARRCPEGEPVDEIYICATLAAVLAASLVTDTIGIHALFGAFVIGVLVPKEGPFAGALVEKVEDLVSGMFLPLYFVSSGLKTDVATIQGAQSWGLLGLVIFTACTGKIIGTVVASILCQISFKEALTLGFLMNTKGLVELIVLNIGRDRGVLNDQAFAIMVLMALFTTFITTPTVIAIYKPARMATSEYKHRTIQRKESSTQLRILACFQSTRTVPTLINLMEVSRGTGKRGGLRVYAMHLMELSERSSAILMVHKARNNGIPFFNKDRATDSTQIVVAFEAFQQLSHVSIRPTTAISPMMSMHQDICSVAESKRASVIVLPFHKHQRIDGHLETTRAEMRHVNRRVLECAPCSVAILIDRGLGGAAHVSASNVDYTISAFFFGGPDDREALAYGAVMAEHPGIRLNVVRFHVDPKVAGGAVKVDVGDPGAEARSSDEEFISCFKDKVSKDGSIKFEDTVVKDAAEAVEVVRAHKSCNLFLVGRISEGELAAALKKKSECPEVGPIGNLLISSELSTTASVLVVQQYRSQLTGHSLMSLKEDDATETNTEDYDSE
- the LOC131017971 gene encoding uncharacterized protein LOC131017971 isoform X2 translates to MNRASSFIFSTQLSLLFLKIPKFPPPIPHFRRLPLRAPLRRLVHAAVSTAPLLAPPRSAPRRSLRCCPPRASPLVAPPRAAAALRRCPSHAALLLAPPLPGAVSSAASARFLRRHRSSSSAATGPLPPLPASVGFLHRGKRVLGLESNLTLPIVFFLCFCFFLAGLFGSIIISQDVNRGVSRHKLLQDVGYEQGNSMVHGESGESLVRRQ
- the LOC131017971 gene encoding uncharacterized protein LOC131017971 isoform X3 translates to MNRASSFIFSTQLSLLFLKIPKFPPPIPHFRRLPLRAPLRRLVHAAVSTAPLLAPPRSAPRRSLRCCPPRASPLVAPPRAAAALRRCPSHAALLLAPPLPGAVSSAASARFLRRHRSSSSAATGPLPPLPASVGFLHRGKRVLGLESNLTLPIVFFLCFCFFLAGLFGSIIISQDVNRGVSRHKLLQDVGYEQGNSMVHGESGESLVRRS